In a single window of the uncultured Dysgonomonas sp. genome:
- a CDS encoding TonB-dependent receptor — translation MKITLFLFFTCVFSLYANDSYSQQVKLSVDLKNVTLARLFSEIENKSDYVFLIVDNVRPELSEKISVNLENGNIFEILEIAMKDRQLSYTVIGRQITVYRKKEEKTKSAASEEEQQSKTKVVGRVTNKQKEPLIGVTIKENNTQNGTFTDEDGRFVIYAGKPDTELVFSYIGFKTRRISIEGKTEIILSLEEDISSLDDVVVTVAYGTQTKVSITGAISTVTSEDLTKSSVTSFGNALQGRITGLSSTQSGGGMPGLDDAEIYLRGAATVNGSSPLILVDGVPRDLRTLDVTEVESVSVLKDASATAVFGVRGANGVIIVTTKRGVAGKAQLSVSASQVYTSFTRKPARISNLEYIDMRNEALTNDGQPAAFSPEIRAKFENPLFGLDSNDPDYAQQAAYRNYLYPNHYYYGEYFKDTAPETRINANAQGGTDNVLYFINIGYLKQGGHFNTEPKSKLGYDPSLKLDRWSFRANMDYKMSSWLKARFNIGTYIEKQNSPNFYPYPNTETLLRGMMQETFRLNPTMMGPTTISGVNPDVPGDAVIHPSVGDRSGFADINRKGYYVYTRTNLNTSFELEMDLSEIITKGLVAKGMVSFDSYPTNSLLGQVDEIQYTAVADYENDRIMFSKKDSYERAMALSRWKSTRYQINAQASINYNRRFGDHSVGGLFNVQRDYWESEGAEIPYNVLGFAARATYNYKSRYFAEFNIGYNGSEQFAPSNRYGTFPAFSAGWVVTNESFLSDEKYLTYLKFRGSYGRVGNDKLGGSRFLYQDNIILGGRETNIEGLGLGQKVNMVLLGNSKLQWEVADKFNIGMDFQLFKDLNGSFDYFHEKRDKILITRGTVPIFQGLPLGVLPKVNMGVIKNKGLELELTYNKQITPDFRIRLQGNIATNKNTITFIDEAGLGEAYAYKYRQTGYPIGQSWGLKVDWDSPGKGFWTSQDEIDNSGLSYNVGASPRPGDLKYIDMNGDNNIDDKDYAPIGDSSIPGLTYGLGINLSYKGFDLSVFFSGIGKYSTIWDGLGIYEYDGEGSYYTYHKNAWTQERFNNGEKITYPTLSTTPNANHVPNEFFLQNRSFIRLKNLEFGYTLPKGSLKKVGINNLRIYVTGQNLFLWDKLNLEHQDPEKTNPTRYPITKLMGFGLNVTF, via the coding sequence ATGAAAATCACGCTATTTTTATTTTTCACTTGTGTGTTTTCATTGTATGCAAATGACTCATACTCTCAACAAGTGAAGTTATCTGTCGACTTAAAGAATGTGACACTTGCTCGGCTTTTCTCGGAAATAGAAAACAAGAGCGATTATGTTTTTCTTATAGTTGACAATGTAAGACCAGAATTATCTGAAAAAATTTCGGTTAATCTCGAAAATGGGAACATTTTCGAGATCTTAGAAATAGCCATGAAAGATAGGCAACTGTCTTATACAGTTATAGGAAGGCAGATTACTGTCTACAGAAAAAAAGAAGAAAAAACAAAGTCTGCTGCTTCGGAAGAAGAGCAACAATCGAAGACAAAAGTTGTCGGAAGAGTTACAAATAAGCAGAAAGAACCCTTGATTGGAGTGACTATTAAGGAAAATAATACGCAGAACGGAACATTTACTGATGAAGACGGGCGTTTTGTTATTTATGCCGGTAAGCCCGACACTGAACTCGTATTCTCTTATATTGGCTTTAAGACCCGGAGAATAAGTATCGAAGGAAAAACTGAAATTATACTTTCCTTAGAAGAAGATATATCGTCTCTTGATGATGTAGTTGTTACGGTGGCTTACGGAACCCAGACAAAGGTATCTATTACAGGCGCTATATCTACTGTAACCTCCGAAGATCTGACCAAAAGCTCGGTAACAAGCTTTGGTAACGCATTACAGGGGCGTATCACAGGTTTAAGTTCTACCCAATCGGGAGGCGGAATGCCTGGTCTGGATGATGCTGAGATTTATCTGCGTGGGGCAGCTACAGTCAACGGTTCATCCCCATTAATCTTAGTTGACGGAGTTCCACGCGATCTTCGTACCCTTGATGTAACCGAAGTTGAAAGCGTGAGTGTTTTGAAAGATGCTTCCGCAACAGCTGTATTTGGAGTGAGAGGGGCTAATGGAGTGATCATTGTCACTACGAAAAGGGGTGTGGCTGGCAAAGCCCAATTGTCAGTCTCTGCTTCACAGGTATATACCTCATTTACTCGTAAGCCTGCACGAATATCCAATTTGGAATATATAGATATGAGAAACGAGGCATTAACCAACGATGGACAGCCTGCAGCCTTTTCTCCCGAGATAAGAGCGAAGTTTGAAAACCCCTTGTTCGGACTAGACTCTAATGATCCTGACTATGCACAACAGGCTGCTTATCGGAATTATCTGTATCCGAATCATTATTATTATGGCGAATATTTTAAAGATACGGCTCCGGAAACACGTATAAATGCAAATGCACAGGGAGGTACAGATAACGTGCTGTATTTTATTAATATCGGGTATCTTAAACAGGGAGGGCATTTTAATACAGAGCCCAAGTCGAAATTGGGATACGACCCGTCATTGAAACTTGATAGATGGAGTTTCAGGGCAAATATGGATTACAAAATGTCGAGTTGGTTGAAAGCCCGATTTAATATAGGAACCTATATAGAAAAACAAAACTCTCCTAATTTTTATCCATATCCCAATACCGAAACTTTATTGCGAGGTATGATGCAAGAAACATTCCGGCTCAATCCTACGATGATGGGACCTACTACAATTAGTGGTGTTAACCCTGATGTGCCCGGCGATGCCGTTATTCATCCATCGGTAGGAGATCGGTCTGGATTTGCAGATATAAACAGGAAAGGATATTATGTCTACACACGCACAAATCTGAATACCTCATTTGAACTGGAAATGGATCTGAGTGAAATAATAACCAAGGGGTTGGTTGCAAAAGGAATGGTCTCCTTTGACTCATATCCTACAAATTCATTGTTGGGCCAAGTTGACGAAATCCAATATACAGCAGTAGCTGATTATGAGAACGATCGTATTATGTTCTCTAAAAAAGACTCCTATGAAAGAGCCATGGCATTGTCCAGATGGAAGTCGACCAGATATCAGATCAATGCTCAGGCTTCTATAAATTATAACAGGCGCTTTGGAGATCACAGCGTAGGAGGTTTATTCAATGTCCAACGAGACTATTGGGAAAGTGAAGGTGCTGAGATACCATATAATGTTTTGGGGTTTGCTGCCCGTGCAACATATAATTATAAAAGCCGCTATTTTGCCGAATTCAATATAGGATACAATGGTTCGGAACAGTTTGCCCCATCAAACCGCTATGGCACATTTCCTGCATTTTCAGCCGGATGGGTTGTTACAAACGAAAGTTTCTTAAGCGATGAAAAATACTTGACATATCTGAAGTTCAGGGGGTCATATGGACGGGTAGGAAATGACAAACTGGGAGGCTCGCGTTTCCTATATCAGGATAATATTATACTAGGAGGCCGGGAAACGAATATAGAAGGATTGGGACTTGGGCAGAAAGTAAATATGGTATTGCTCGGTAATTCTAAACTACAATGGGAGGTCGCGGATAAATTTAATATTGGTATGGATTTTCAATTATTTAAAGATTTGAATGGATCTTTTGATTATTTCCATGAGAAAAGAGACAAGATACTAATAACCAGAGGCACTGTTCCTATATTTCAAGGCTTGCCATTAGGTGTATTACCTAAAGTGAATATGGGTGTAATAAAGAATAAAGGCCTGGAGCTGGAGCTGACTTATAATAAGCAAATAACCCCGGATTTCCGTATCAGGTTGCAAGGGAATATTGCTACAAACAAGAATACGATAACCTTTATAGACGAAGCTGGATTGGGCGAAGCTTATGCCTACAAATACAGGCAAACCGGCTACCCTATCGGGCAGTCATGGGGGCTTAAGGTAGATTGGGATTCTCCGGGAAAGGGATTTTGGACATCTCAGGATGAGATAGACAATAGTGGTTTGTCGTATAATGTTGGAGCATCTCCCCGTCCGGGCGATTTGAAATATATAGATATGAATGGAGATAATAATATAGATGATAAGGATTATGCACCAATAGGTGACTCCAGTATTCCGGGACTTACTTACGGCTTAGGAATTAATCTAAGTTATAAAGGATTCGACTTATCTGTTTTCTTTTCCGGTATAGGAAAATACTCTACTATTTGGGATGGTCTTGGTATTTATGAATATGATGGCGAGGGTTCTTATTATACCTATCATAAAAATGCATGGACACAGGAACGTTTCAATAATGGAGAGAAGATTACTTATCCTACTCTGAGTACAACACCGAATGCAAACCATGTACCGAATGAATTCTTTTTACAGAACAGGTCGTTTATCCGCCTTAAGAACCTTGAATTTGGCTATACACTTCCAAAAGGATCATTAAAAAAAGTGGGAATAAACAATCTTAGGATTTATGTGACAGGACAAAATTTATTTCTCTGGGATAAGCTGAATCTGGAACATCAGGATCCGGAGAAAACAAATCCGACAAGATACCCTATAACGAAATTGATGGGCTTCGGACTTAATGTTACATTTTAG